A window from Pseudomonas kribbensis encodes these proteins:
- a CDS encoding response regulator transcription factor encodes MSDVTPVVFVVDDDISVRESLELMIRCAGWQPRLFESAQDFLAEPRARVPSCLVLDINLPDLNGLDLQTYLADERYNMPIIFITGYGDIPRTVRALKAGAVEFLTKPFNDDELLTAMGDALEGSRAALEGEKALCSVLEAYKTLTPREQEIMAAVVSGRLNKLIAADLEISEITVKAHRGKVMRKMKARSLADLVKMAALITPA; translated from the coding sequence ATGAGTGATGTCACGCCTGTGGTGTTCGTTGTGGATGACGACATCTCCGTGCGCGAGTCGCTGGAGCTGATGATCCGATGCGCCGGCTGGCAGCCACGACTCTTCGAATCCGCGCAGGATTTTCTCGCCGAGCCCCGCGCGCGGGTACCCAGTTGTCTGGTACTGGATATCAACCTGCCTGACCTGAACGGTCTGGATCTGCAGACGTACCTGGCTGACGAGCGCTACAACATGCCGATCATCTTCATCACCGGGTACGGAGACATTCCGCGCACGGTGCGGGCCTTGAAAGCCGGTGCGGTGGAGTTTCTGACCAAGCCGTTCAACGATGATGAGCTGCTGACCGCCATGGGCGATGCGCTCGAAGGCAGCCGTGCGGCTCTGGAGGGGGAAAAAGCCCTGTGTTCCGTGCTGGAGGCCTACAAGACCCTGACGCCCCGCGAACAGGAAATCATGGCCGCGGTGGTCAGTGGTCGGCTGAACAAGTTGATCGCCGCAGACCTCGAGATCAGCGAGATCACGGTGAAGGCCCACCGGGGCAAGGTCATGCGCAAGATGAAGGCCCGTTCGCTGGCAGATCTGGTGAAAATGGCGGCGCTGATCACCCCTGCGTGA
- a CDS encoding response regulator, producing MGKYLLVSVVDDDESVRESLPDLIREFGFAVQAFASAQGFLASPYLGLTDCLILDVAMPGMSGPDLHKELLRRGYRIPVIFITAHADASQQAKLLNTGAVECLFKPFSEAQLIKALSAALPLD from the coding sequence ATGGGTAAGTACTTGCTCGTATCGGTTGTCGATGATGACGAGTCGGTTCGTGAATCGTTGCCTGACCTGATCAGGGAGTTCGGATTCGCTGTCCAGGCGTTCGCCTCGGCGCAGGGGTTTCTGGCCTCGCCTTATCTCGGCCTGACCGATTGCCTGATTCTCGATGTCGCCATGCCGGGCATGTCCGGGCCGGATCTGCACAAGGAACTGCTGCGACGCGGCTATCGCATTCCGGTGATTTTCATCACCGCTCACGCCGACGCCAGCCAACAGGCAAAGCTGTTGAACACCGGCGCGGTGGAGTGTCTGTTCAAGCCCTTCAGTGAAGCGCAACTGATCAAGGCCCTGAGCGCTGCCCTGCCCCTCGACTGA
- a CDS encoding PAS domain-containing sensor histidine kinase yields MANERERVIEDGPGHVNDRGLPMPEADSIIDSIPAMVAFMTPSGELEQVNRQILDYIGIPLDELKNWQASDTLHPDDLPSVSAAWMHSVSTGTPYDIEHRIRRADGVYRWFHVRGLPVRNSEGTITRWCVLQVDIDERRRDKVLIAKALAEVSSSEERLRGIIDAVPGFVWSASPEGSVGFVNRRWCDYTGMSLEEACGDGWVASIHPDDAPGLGGYWQALLHSGDAGEYEARLKRFDGIYRWFLIRAVPQRDETGRIVRWYGENTDIEDRKQAEAFLAKARSELTHLARVASLGAVTASIAHEVNQPLAGIITNASTCLRMLGADPPNVDGALETARRTIRDGNRAADVINRLRALFSKKSITIENVDLNDAAREVIAMLLGELQRNGVVLHPRFAEALPPVRGDRVQLQQVILNLIMNAVEAMSSITGRARELIVSTGQEQDRSVYLAVKDSGTGVDPQDMERIFNAFYTTKSSGMGVGLSISRSIIEHHDGQLRASAHDGPGATFAFSIPNADNREACDRVMENH; encoded by the coding sequence ATGGCGAACGAGCGGGAGCGCGTCATCGAAGACGGTCCGGGCCACGTCAATGACAGGGGCCTGCCAATGCCTGAGGCCGACTCGATCATCGACAGCATTCCGGCCATGGTCGCCTTCATGACACCGTCCGGTGAGCTGGAGCAGGTCAACCGGCAAATCCTGGACTACATCGGCATCCCCCTCGATGAACTGAAAAACTGGCAGGCCAGCGACACCCTGCACCCGGACGATCTGCCATCGGTCAGCGCGGCGTGGATGCATTCGGTCAGCACCGGCACACCTTACGATATCGAGCATCGGATTCGGCGCGCCGACGGTGTCTATCGCTGGTTTCACGTGCGCGGCCTGCCGGTCAGGAACAGCGAAGGCACCATCACTCGCTGGTGCGTGTTGCAGGTCGATATCGATGAGCGCCGACGGGACAAGGTCTTGATCGCCAAAGCCCTCGCGGAGGTCAGCAGCTCGGAGGAGCGCCTGCGCGGCATCATCGATGCCGTTCCCGGGTTCGTCTGGAGCGCGTCCCCCGAAGGCAGTGTCGGATTCGTCAACCGGCGGTGGTGCGATTACACCGGCATGTCGCTCGAAGAGGCGTGCGGCGATGGCTGGGTGGCATCGATCCATCCCGACGACGCTCCCGGACTGGGCGGTTACTGGCAGGCGCTTCTGCACTCGGGCGATGCCGGTGAGTACGAGGCTCGCCTGAAACGCTTCGACGGCATTTATCGCTGGTTTCTGATCCGCGCCGTCCCCCAGCGCGATGAGACGGGCCGGATCGTGCGCTGGTATGGCGAAAACACCGACATCGAAGACCGCAAGCAGGCGGAAGCCTTTCTGGCCAAGGCCCGTTCCGAACTGACGCATCTGGCCAGAGTCGCCAGCCTGGGGGCGGTCACCGCGTCCATTGCCCATGAGGTCAATCAGCCGCTGGCCGGTATCATCACCAACGCCAGTACCTGCCTGCGCATGCTCGGAGCCGATCCGCCGAATGTCGACGGAGCCCTGGAAACCGCGCGCCGCACCATTCGCGACGGCAATCGCGCGGCCGATGTGATCAATCGCTTGCGAGCGTTGTTCTCGAAAAAAAGCATCACGATTGAAAACGTCGACCTCAATGACGCCGCACGGGAAGTCATTGCCATGCTGCTGGGCGAGCTGCAACGCAACGGCGTGGTGCTTCATCCTCGATTCGCCGAGGCCCTGCCGCCGGTCAGGGGCGACCGGGTCCAGCTTCAACAGGTGATCCTCAACCTGATCATGAACGCCGTCGAGGCCATGAGCAGCATCACCGGTCGCGCCAGAGAATTGATCGTCAGCACCGGCCAGGAACAAGACCGGAGCGTTTATCTGGCGGTAAAGGACAGCGGCACCGGGGTCGATCCACAGGACATGGAACGGATTTTCAATGCCTTCTACACCACCAAAAGCTCGGGCATGGGGGTCGGTCTGTCGATCAGTCGCTCCATCATCGAACACCACGACGGGCAGCTCCGGGCCTCTGCTCACGACGGTCCGGGTGCGACGTTCGCCTTTTCAATCCCGAATGCCGACAACCGCGAGGCCTGTGATCGCGTCATGGAGAATCACTGA
- a CDS encoding quinone oxidoreductase family protein translates to MKAVVIQAFGGPEVLTVQDIQLAEPGPGQVLVKVMAAGINFMDTGVRRGLGAAWELPLTPGAEGAGIVLATGPQVTEFGVGDRVAWHYVPGSYAEQVIAPVSQLVPLPDEIDFSTAASLMMQGLTASNLVDKVHAIQPGDVAFVHAAAGGVGLMLTQLIKLRGGKVIGRVSQADKVEAVLAAGADYVVIGRAHNIAGQVMRLTEGQRVSVVYDGTGAEGFAESLSLLDHFGTLALYGPFMDPIPPIDIFSVPRSIKLTYPSVMHYVRNRELLLEKSRQLFAWVSTGKLKTFIGQRYSLDGAQQAHRDIESRNTTGKLIIVP, encoded by the coding sequence ATGAAAGCAGTCGTGATCCAGGCCTTTGGCGGGCCCGAAGTCTTGACGGTGCAAGACATTCAACTGGCTGAACCGGGACCCGGACAAGTCCTGGTCAAGGTCATGGCGGCGGGTATCAATTTCATGGACACCGGTGTCCGTCGCGGCCTCGGCGCTGCCTGGGAGCTGCCGCTGACGCCGGGTGCGGAAGGCGCCGGTATCGTCCTGGCCACCGGCCCGCAGGTGACGGAGTTCGGTGTCGGTGACCGCGTAGCCTGGCATTACGTGCCGGGCAGCTACGCCGAACAGGTGATCGCCCCGGTCAGTCAGTTGGTGCCGTTGCCCGACGAGATCGACTTCAGCACCGCCGCCAGCCTGATGATGCAGGGTCTGACCGCCAGCAATCTGGTGGACAAGGTGCATGCGATCCAGCCGGGCGATGTGGCATTCGTGCACGCGGCGGCGGGGGGCGTGGGGCTGATGCTGACTCAGTTGATCAAACTGCGGGGCGGCAAGGTCATTGGCCGGGTGTCCCAGGCCGACAAGGTGGAGGCGGTGCTCGCGGCCGGGGCTGACTACGTAGTGATCGGGCGGGCGCACAACATTGCCGGACAGGTCATGCGCCTGACGGAGGGGCAGCGGGTGAGTGTGGTGTACGACGGCACAGGGGCGGAGGGCTTCGCCGAATCGTTGAGCCTGCTGGACCATTTCGGCACCCTGGCCTTGTACGGGCCGTTCATGGACCCGATCCCGCCGATCGATATCTTCAGCGTGCCGCGCAGTATCAAGCTGACGTATCCCTCGGTCATGCACTACGTGCGCAACCGCGAGCTCCTGCTGGAAAAGTCCCGGCAACTGTTCGCGTGGGTCAGCACCGGCAAACTGAAAACCTTCATCGGCCAGCGTTATTCACTGGACGGCGCGCAGCAGGCCCATCGCGATATCGAGTCGCGCAATACGACGGGCAAGCTGATCATTGTTCCTTAG
- a CDS encoding MFS transporter — protein sequence MRGETALERPCGTSSTTSQWWVIGLCMLFNVIDGLDVMAMAFTASRVSAEWTLNGAQTGLLLSASLVGMALGSLLAAPRADRFGRRPLLLTGLLLGGLSMLLSFWSQDHHVLMLLRLLTGIGTGAVLVGANVLTFEHASAQRRNLAIALQSLAFAMGASLGGVLAHVLNDFMGWRYVFLAGGCITLAAALAGVFWLRESPSFLALERRGPVTPASPDNARRPFSSGQWQQTTSLALALFLLMFCYYFVMSWTPSLLVHNGFTDRQGARIGVLLASGGMLGALLLGLAANRYGCRRLSSGFLLLNAALLPLMVPASHVPGLAALVAVTLGLMLNGAVAALYVLAPQAFCTSVRTTGVGVVLAMGRLGAIISPIVAGFLLDARWTAQELFTFFAGSQLLAALLIWRGTKEQ from the coding sequence ATGCGTGGGGAAACAGCGCTCGAGCGCCCGTGCGGCACGTCATCGACCACTTCGCAGTGGTGGGTGATCGGGCTGTGCATGCTGTTCAACGTGATCGACGGTCTGGACGTGATGGCCATGGCCTTCACCGCCAGCCGGGTGTCAGCGGAGTGGACGTTGAACGGCGCGCAAACGGGCCTGTTGTTGAGCGCCAGCCTGGTCGGGATGGCGCTCGGTTCGCTGCTGGCCGCGCCCAGGGCCGACCGCTTCGGGCGCAGGCCGTTATTGCTCACCGGCCTGCTGCTCGGCGGACTGAGCATGTTGCTGTCGTTCTGGAGCCAGGATCATCACGTATTGATGCTTTTGCGGTTGTTGACCGGCATCGGCACGGGGGCGGTGCTGGTAGGGGCGAACGTGCTGACGTTCGAGCACGCCAGCGCGCAGCGGCGCAATCTGGCCATCGCGTTGCAATCTCTCGCCTTCGCCATGGGCGCCAGCCTGGGCGGCGTGCTGGCTCACGTATTGAATGATTTCATGGGCTGGCGGTATGTCTTTCTCGCGGGAGGCTGTATCACGCTGGCGGCAGCGTTGGCGGGCGTCTTCTGGCTGCGAGAGTCGCCGTCATTTCTGGCACTTGAACGCCGTGGGCCTGTCACGCCAGCGTCGCCAGACAATGCCCGCCGACCGTTTTCGTCCGGTCAATGGCAACAGACCACGTCTCTGGCGCTGGCACTCTTTCTGTTGATGTTCTGCTATTACTTCGTGATGAGCTGGACCCCGAGTCTTCTGGTGCACAACGGTTTTACCGATCGGCAAGGCGCCCGGATCGGCGTTCTGCTGGCGTCGGGGGGCATGCTCGGCGCCCTGTTACTGGGACTGGCGGCCAATCGGTATGGCTGCCGGCGATTGTCGTCGGGTTTCCTGCTGCTCAACGCTGCCCTGCTGCCACTGATGGTGCCGGCCTCGCACGTGCCCGGTCTGGCCGCGCTCGTGGCCGTCACGCTTGGCCTGATGCTCAACGGTGCGGTCGCCGCCCTGTATGTCCTGGCCCCTCAGGCGTTCTGCACGTCAGTCCGTACGACCGGCGTCGGCGTGGTGCTGGCGATGGGGCGCCTGGGGGCGATCATTTCGCCGATAGTCGCCGGTTTTCTGCTGGATGCCCGATGGACCGCGCAAGAGCTGTTCACGTTCTTCGCCGGCAGCCAGCTGTTGGCAGCGCTGCTGATCTGGCGTGGCACTAAGGAACAATGA